One Aethina tumida isolate Nest 87 chromosome 5, icAetTumi1.1, whole genome shotgun sequence genomic window carries:
- the LOC126265728 gene encoding uncharacterized protein LOC126265728 isoform X1: protein MEYFRDVVSLCQSIGIDIKQTVSCLIGGLPAHLQPNADTVDWKTPTEPYNRFLSKLDARTTEGSSTSHKRPSPRSRPHPSPRRHQQNRSHPFQGPSTRLSFHEQGRRRDKRTTDDVESRRLSGSDLKRCFNCQEVGHISRNCPRSRTNDVCRLCKERGHYAERCPKRRDVKPRFDLQRINVLQMSVPGYRKWGVTPEGNGLSVYLDTGSECNVISSECVKRIGLQTKPVQATLSGFGGGRTDANRQTQLVVTVDRCQLTVDAVIASIHLPNVDLLIGQPVLNDGHTHMEVKGQEVTLSCSTDQEAQAEMDVQLERELHLGPGATRMALVRLLGRHQGETTIPARILDDHRQPLAMSNVRFHSDSDQATVRLTNLSQSEVTICEGTSLTEVHRRKAPENNEVEDGRMLRKLDGSAVRY from the exons ATGGAATACTTCCGTGACGTGGTCAGCTTGTGTCAGTCCATAGGGATTGATATTAAACAAACGGTGTCGTGCCTAATTGGAGGACTGCCCGCACATCTCCAACCAAATGCGGACACCGTGGACTGGAAAACCCCGACGGAACCTTACAACAGGTTCCTGTCAAAATTAGACGCCAGGACCACGGAAGGCAGTTCGACTTCTCACAAAAGGCCGTCGCCGCGCTCCCGTCCACACCCGTCGCCGCGACGCCATCAACAAAACCGGAGCCATCCCTTCCAGGGGCCGAGTACGCGTCTATCGTTCCATGAACAAGGCCGCCGCAGAGACAAGAGGACGACTGACGATGTTGAATCAAGGCGACTATCCGGGTCGGATCTCAAACGTTGTTTTAACTGCCAGGAAGTAGGTCACATAAGTCGCAACTGCCCACGATCCAGAACCAATGACGTCTGTCGCCTTTGCAAGGAACGGGGACATTACGCGGAGAGGTGTCCTAAGAGGAGAGACGTTAAACCGCGATTCGATTTACAGCGAATCAACGTCCTCCAAATGTCTGTGCCTGGCTATCGCAAATGGGGCGTTACACCAGAAGGGAACGGGTTATCCGTGTACTTGGACACTGGTAGCGAGTGTAACGTAATCTCGTCAGAATGCGTGAAGAGAATCGGACTTCAAACTAAACCTGTACAAGCGACACTGTCCGGTTTCGGGGGCGGCAGGACAGACGCCAACAGGCAGACCCAGCTAGTAGTAACTGTCGACCGATGCCAGTTGACGGTGGATGCAGTTATTGCGTCCATACATCTTCCGAACGTAGATTTGCTGATCGGTCAACCAGTGCTGAACGATGGGCATACCCATATGGAGGTGAAAGGCCAGGAAGTAACCTTGTCCTGTTCCACGGACCAGGAGGCGCAGGCAGAAATGGACGTCCAACTGGAGCGGGAACTTCACCTTGGACCAGGTGCCACCCGGATGGCATTGGTTCGCTTGCTTGGACGCCATCAAGGAGAGACCACGATTCCTGCCAGGATCTTGGATGATCACCGACAACCACTGGCCATGTCCAACGTTAGATTCCACTCGGACAGCGACCAGGCAACGGTGCGTTTGACTAACCTGTCACAGAGTGAGGTCACCATCTGCGAAGGAACCAGTCTGACCGAGGTACACCGGAGAAAGGCGCCCGAAAACAACGAAGTCGAG GATGGCCGAATGTTACGAAAACTTGACGGATCGGCGGTCCGTTACTAA
- the LOC126265728 gene encoding uncharacterized protein LOC126265728 isoform X2: protein MEYFRDVVSLCQSIGIDIKQTVSCLIGGLPAHLQPNADTVDWKTPTEPYNRFLSKLDARTTEGSSTSHKRPSPRSRPHPSPRRHQQNRSHPFQGPSTRLSFHEQGRRRDKRTTDDVESRRLSGSDLKRCFNCQEVGHISRNCPRSRTNDVCRLCKERGHYAERCPKRRDVKPRFDLQRINVLQMSVPGYRKWGVTPEGNGLSVYLDTGSECNVISSECVKRIGLQTKPVQATLSGFGGGRTDANRQTQLVVTVDRCQLTVDAVIASIHLPNVDLLIGQPVLNDGHTHMEVKGQEVTLSCSTDQEAQAEMDVQLERELHLGPGATRMALVRLLGRHQGETTIPARILDDHRQPLAMSNVRFHSDSDQATVRLTNLSQSEVTICEGTSLTEVHRRKAPENNEVELQDFIRSR from the exons ATGGAATACTTCCGTGACGTGGTCAGCTTGTGTCAGTCCATAGGGATTGATATTAAACAAACGGTGTCGTGCCTAATTGGAGGACTGCCCGCACATCTCCAACCAAATGCGGACACCGTGGACTGGAAAACCCCGACGGAACCTTACAACAGGTTCCTGTCAAAATTAGACGCCAGGACCACGGAAGGCAGTTCGACTTCTCACAAAAGGCCGTCGCCGCGCTCCCGTCCACACCCGTCGCCGCGACGCCATCAACAAAACCGGAGCCATCCCTTCCAGGGGCCGAGTACGCGTCTATCGTTCCATGAACAAGGCCGCCGCAGAGACAAGAGGACGACTGACGATGTTGAATCAAGGCGACTATCCGGGTCGGATCTCAAACGTTGTTTTAACTGCCAGGAAGTAGGTCACATAAGTCGCAACTGCCCACGATCCAGAACCAATGACGTCTGTCGCCTTTGCAAGGAACGGGGACATTACGCGGAGAGGTGTCCTAAGAGGAGAGACGTTAAACCGCGATTCGATTTACAGCGAATCAACGTCCTCCAAATGTCTGTGCCTGGCTATCGCAAATGGGGCGTTACACCAGAAGGGAACGGGTTATCCGTGTACTTGGACACTGGTAGCGAGTGTAACGTAATCTCGTCAGAATGCGTGAAGAGAATCGGACTTCAAACTAAACCTGTACAAGCGACACTGTCCGGTTTCGGGGGCGGCAGGACAGACGCCAACAGGCAGACCCAGCTAGTAGTAACTGTCGACCGATGCCAGTTGACGGTGGATGCAGTTATTGCGTCCATACATCTTCCGAACGTAGATTTGCTGATCGGTCAACCAGTGCTGAACGATGGGCATACCCATATGGAGGTGAAAGGCCAGGAAGTAACCTTGTCCTGTTCCACGGACCAGGAGGCGCAGGCAGAAATGGACGTCCAACTGGAGCGGGAACTTCACCTTGGACCAGGTGCCACCCGGATGGCATTGGTTCGCTTGCTTGGACGCCATCAAGGAGAGACCACGATTCCTGCCAGGATCTTGGATGATCACCGACAACCACTGGCCATGTCCAACGTTAGATTCCACTCGGACAGCGACCAGGCAACGGTGCGTTTGACTAACCTGTCACAGAGTGAGGTCACCATCTGCGAAGGAACCAGTCTGACCGAGGTACACCGGAGAAAGGCGCCCGAAAACAACGAAGTCGAG TTGCAGGATTTCATCAGATCAAGATAG
- the LOC126265567 gene encoding uncharacterized protein LOC126265567, whose translation MRDFVENHPVLATSPMNPRDGFYGGRTGNTVTYYKCNKGERIKYIDECSLYPFVFKYGRFPLGHPTIHVGSAAQDTDLSTVDGMVKCKILPPTQLYHPVLPVRMKGKLMFALCNSCGESSQQRECCHTEEERSFTGTWVIAEVLKALEEGNRIGEVFELWTYETRQYNHAAGQPGLFTEMMNKFIKIKQEASGWPTDCVNDVVKQQQYPDFEEDEKVKLTPKRIENNPYLRSLAKLMPNSFWGKCGQRENQPQTTIINDPQECFDFLAHPSKNVNSITPVNEQTVVINWEYADEAVESLPTVNVVIAAFVTAQARLKLYEYLEMLDTRVLYYDTDSVIYVSNNLFPDPLTGKFIGDMTDELEVYGIVSTSRNLFRANRKITHTLCGQRQSNVSNMFVR comes from the coding sequence ATGCGTGATTTTGTGGAAAACCATCCCGTGTTGGCAACATCACCAATGAATCCTCGTGACGGTTTTTATGGAGGACGAACCGGAAACACTGTTACATACTACAAATGTAACAAGGGTGAGCGCATCAAATATATCGATGAATGCTCGTTGTACCCTTTCGTGTTTAAGTACGGCCGATTTCCTCTAGGACACCCCACAATTCATGTAGGATCTGCAGCCCAGGACACTGATTTATCCACCGTAGATGGCATggtgaaatgtaaaattttaccacCCACGCAATTGTACCACCCCGTTCTCCCTGTCAGGATGAAGGGAAAGTTAATGTTCGCCCTTTGCAACAGCTGTGGTGAAAGTTCACAACAACGTGAGTGTTGCCATACGGAGGAAGAACGGTCGTTCACCGGGACATGGGTAATTGCAGAAGTACTTAAAGCATTGGAAGAAGGCAACAGGATTGGGGAAGTGTTTGAATTGTGGACATACGAAACGCGTCAGTACAACCATGCGGCGGGTCAGCCGGGTTTATTCACAgaaatgatgaataaattcatcaaaattaaacaggaaGCCTCCGGCTGGCCCACGGATTGCGTAAACGATGTGGTTAAACAGCAACAATACCCTGATTTTGAAGAAGATGAAAAAGTGAAACTAACACCGAAACGCATCGAAAATAACCCTTATCTTCGATCCCTCGCCAAACTAATGCCGAATTCGTTCTGGGGAAAGTGTGGACAACGTGAAAACCAACCCCAAACAACCATCATCAACGATCCTCAGGAATGCTTTGATTTCCTTGCGCATCCGTCGAAGAATGTCAACAGTATAACTCCTGTTAATGAACAAACTGTTGTAATCAACTGGGAGTACGCCGACGAGGCTGTGGAATCTCTCCCCACTGTGAATGTGGTAATTGCAGCTTTTGTTACAGCACAGGCCCGTTTGAAGTTGTACGAATATCTAGAGATGTTGGATACACGTGTTTTATACTACGATACCGATTCCGTTATCTATGTGTCAAACAACCTTTTTCCAGATCCCCTGACTGGAAAATTCATTGGAGATATGACCGATGAGCTGGAGGTATACGGTATCGTTTCTACATCACGGAATTTGTTTCGGGCGAACCGAAAAATTACGCATACTCTGTGTGGTCAACGACAAAGCAATGTATCGAACATGTTTGTAAGGTGA